One region of Syntrophobacter fumaroxidans MPOB genomic DNA includes:
- a CDS encoding c-type cytochrome encodes MVSKSIVWFLIVAGGAALFAWQGWYNVAANVPHWDATVTAIELIRDRSIEAHSRGISVPALDDARLVSDGARTYDEVCRYCHGAPGVPSAVFAQGLYPAPANLASDAFRRDFKEARVFWVIKNGIKMTGMPAFGSFFEDVELWAAVAFVKRLPGIGAEEYRSMTAKTDKAGP; translated from the coding sequence ATGGTTTCGAAATCAATCGTATGGTTTCTGATCGTCGCGGGGGGAGCGGCGTTGTTCGCATGGCAAGGCTGGTACAACGTGGCCGCCAACGTCCCGCATTGGGATGCGACCGTCACGGCGATCGAGCTGATCCGAGACCGATCGATAGAGGCGCACAGCCGCGGGATTTCCGTCCCGGCGCTCGATGATGCCCGGCTGGTCTCTGACGGAGCGCGCACCTACGACGAAGTCTGCCGTTACTGCCATGGAGCGCCCGGAGTGCCGAGCGCGGTTTTTGCGCAGGGACTCTACCCGGCTCCCGCCAACCTGGCCTCCGATGCATTTCGGCGGGATTTCAAGGAAGCCCGGGTATTCTGGGTCATCAAGAACGGGATCAAGATGACCGGGATGCCCGCCTTCGGCTCCTTTTTCGAAGACGTGGAGCTCTGGGCTGCGGTGGCGTTCGTGAAGCGTTTACCCGGTATCGGAGCTGAAGAATACCGGAGCATGACCGCGAAAACGGACAAAGCGGGGCCGTGA